In Deltaproteobacteria bacterium, the sequence TGGCCGACAACAAGCTGGTCGACGGCGAGGTCGACGCGTTGCTGCAGCTGGCCGACGCGTTCCAGTTCGAGCCCGAGGTCGCCAAGCGCTTCGTGCGTTGGGTGCAGGACAGCCTCGAGCTGCGCGAGCGCGGGCAGCAGATCCTCGTCGAGATGTGAGCCGTCGGCGGCGCCGCGCCAGCAGCCGGCCGATCCCGGCGTAGCGCCGGCTCCCCGCTGGCTCCCCCTCGATCGGCCCCGGACCCACGACGCCCCGCCACGGCCGAACGCGACCTGGCTGCGCCGCCCACGGCCCCGCCGACGCGGTCGGCCATCGGCGCTTGCACCCCCGTGCGGTGCTCGACATACTTCGCCGCCCATGGCCCGCGTCACCGTCGAGGATTGCCTTGCTCGCGTCCCCAATCGCTTCGCGCTCACGATCCTCGCCTCGCGGCGAGCCCGTGCGCTGAGTGAGGGGCGGGGTCGTGCGTTGATCGAGTGCGACAACAAGGAAGGCGTGACCGCGCTGCGCGAGGTGAGTGCGAACTCGGTCCGCTTCCGCGAGGACGTCGACTCGGCGCTGCTCGACTTCATCGAGGAGCAGCGTCGCCAGCTCCGCGTGACCGCCGGCGAGCACACCTTCCTCGAGGCCGCGTCGCTGCGCGCGCTCGAAGAGGACGAGGGCGAGGCCGACGACGACGAGGCCGAGGTCGACGAGCTGCAGGCCGACCCCGAGGCGCTGAACAAGCAGGCCGCGAGCTCCGAGGACGACGACACCACCGAGGCCGACGCCGACGGCGACGCCGACTTCGAAGAGGAAGGCACCTTCGGCGAAGACGATCTGCCGGACGACGCGGCCGAGATCGACGCGCCCGGCATCGGTGACGACGACGCCGCCGGTGGCGACGCCGACGAGACCGCGGCCGCCGAAGACGAGGACGACTGATGCGTCCGGCCGCGCGGGCCCTGGCGAGCGCGGCCTGTTGGATGCTGGCGGGCTGCGGCGACCGTTCACCGCCGGCCCTGTGGCCTGAGCCGCCGCCGCCGACGCTGGCGCGTCCGATCGGCGTCGAGCAGGACGCCGCAGCGGTGGTCACCGGGGCCGCCGACGTGGCACCGCCGTCGACCCCGGCGCACGAGCCCGGCGAGGCCGCGTCGAGCACCGAGGCCGACGGTCCGAGCGCGGCCCCCGACGCGCTGCCGCGGGATGCGGCCCGCGACGGCCGTGGTACAACCGCGCCGCATCGTGCCGAGCCTGCGAAAGGTCCTGGTCGCCAACCGCGGTGAGATTGCCAGGCGGGTGTTTCGCACCTGCCGTGAGCATGGCATCGCGACGGTCGCGGTCTACAGCGACGCCGACATCGACGCCCTCCACGCGCTCGAGGCCGACGAGGCGATCGCCATCGGACCCGCGCCCGCGCGGGAGAGCTACCTGCGGGTCGAGGCGATCATCGACGCTGCCCGGCGCAGCGGTGCCGACGGCATCCACCCGGGCTACGGGTTCCTCTCGGAGCGTCCAGCGCTCGCGTCCGCCTGCGATGCCGCCGGCATCGCGTTCATCGGTCCGCCCGCGGCCGCGATGGACGTGATGGGCGACAAGGTCCGCGCGCGCAAGGCCATGGCCGCCGCGCGGGTGCCGGTGGTGCCCGGTGTCGACGACGTCGTCGATGCCGACCACGCGGATGCGGTCGCGGCCGAGATCGGCTTCCCCGTCATGATCAAGGCCAGCGCCGGCGGCGGCGGCAAGGGCATGCGCGTGGTGACCGAGCGGGGCGCCGTCGGGGCCGCGTTCGCAGCGGCGCAGCGCGAGGCCGAGGCCTCGTTCGGCGATGGTCGCGTGTTCATCGAGCGCGCGGTGCTGACCGCCCGCCACGTCGAGATCCAGCTGATGGCCGACGCGTTCGGCAACTGCGTCTGGCTCGGCGAGCGCGACTGCTCGGTGCAGCGTCGCCACCAGAAGGTGATCGAGGAATCGCCTTCACCCAGCCTGCAGATGAACGACGAGGTGCGCGCGCGCATGGGCGAGGTCGCGGTGCGGGCTGCACTCGCGGTCGGCTATCGCAGCGCCGGCACCGTCGAGTTCCTGTTCGAGGAGACCGCCGACGGCCCGCGCTTCTACTTCCTCGAGATGAACACCCGCCTGCAGGTGGAACACCCGGTGACCGAGCTGTGCTGCGGTCGCGATCTCGTGTGGGATCAGCTGCGGGTGGCGGCCGGCGAGCCGCTCGGCTACGGCCAGGCCGACGTCGTGCGACGCGGTCACGCGGTGGAGTGCCGCATCTACGCCGAGGATCCGGTGACATTCCTGCCGCGGCCCGGTCGCGTGACGACGCTGCGCTGGCCCGAGGGCGGCCAGGTGCGGGTCGACGCTGCGGTCGCCGAGGGCAGCGAGGTGTCGCGGCACTACGACCCGATGATCGCCAAGCTCGCGACCTGGGGTCGCGATCGCGACGAGGCGATCGCGCGCATGCGTCGGGCGCTGCGCGAGACGGTGGTGCTCGGCGTCGAGACCAACCTCGCGCTGCACCGGCGGATCCTCGACGAGCCCGACTTTGCGCGGGGGACTTCGGTCACGACCCGCTACATCGCGGAGCATCCCCACGTGACCGAGCCCACGGCCGCGCTGTCGGAGCGGGCGAGTGCGCACGTCGCCGCCGCAGCCGCGGTGGCCGTGCAACGGCGCGCCGGCACGCGCGGCCCCGCCGCAGGCGGTGGCGCCACCGGTGGCGGCGCAGACAATGCCGACGCCGACGCACTCGCGTGGCGTCACGCCGCACGTTGGCGGCGCTGACATCCGTGATAACGTGCACGCCCGGGAGTCGGGCTCGCCGCTTTCGCGGTTGCACCCGACGTGGCAAAGGTGCAGCGCGATGCGACCCGGGCGATCCAAGCGAACCAAGTTCATCTTCGTCACCGGCGGCGTCGCGTCGTCGCTCGGCAAGGGCCTGACCGCCGCGAGCATGGGCGCGTTGCTCGAGGCACGCGGGCTCACCGTTGGCCTGCAGAAGCTCGACCCGTACCTCAACGTCGACCCCGGCACGATGAACCCCACCCAGCACGGTGAGGTGTTCGTCACCGACGATGGCGCCGAGACGGATCTCGACCTCGGACACTACGAGCGCTTTGTGTCGCATCGCATGACGCGGCACAGCAACTACACCTCGGGGCAGATCTACGAGTCCGTCATCCGCAAGGAGCGGCGCGGCGACTACCTCGGGCAGACGGTGCAGGTCATCCCGCACGTCACCAACGAGATCAAAGAGGCCATCACCGCGGCGTCCGACGGCGTCGACGTGCTGATCGTCGAGATCGGCGGCACCGTCGGCGACATCGAGAGTCTGCCGTTCCTCGAGGCGATTCGACAGCTGCGGCTCGAGGTCGGCCGCGAGAACGCGGTGTTCGTGCACCTGACGCTGCTGCCCTACATCGCCACCGCCGGCGAGCTGAAGACCAAGCCGACCCAGCACTCGGTCATGAAGATGCGGGAGATCGGCATCCAGCCCGATCTGCTGGTGTGCCGCAGCGACCAGCGCATCGATCGCTCGACCCGCGACAAGATCGCGATGTTCACCAACGTGCAGATGGACTGCGTGATCCCACTGGAGGACAAGCCGACCATCTACGAGGTGCCGCTGGCGCTGCACGAGGCCGGGCTCGACGACAAGCTGTGCGACCTACTCAACATCTGGAGCCGCGATCCCCAGCTCGGCGAGTGGCAGCGCATCGTGGAGTCGATCCGCGCACCCAAGCAGCGCGTGAAGATCGCGATGGTCGGCAAGTACGTCGACCTCGCCGAGTCGTACAAGAGCCTCTCCGAGGCGCTCGTGCACGGTGGTATCGCGCACGCCGCCGCGGTCGACATCACCTACGTCGATGCCGAGGAGATCGTGGTGCGTGGCGCCGCCAAGCTGCTGCGGGGCATGGCCGGCGTGTTGGTGCCCGGTGGTTTCGGACAGCGGGGCAGCGAGGGCAAGATCGAGGCGATTCGCTATGCCCGCGAGAACAAGATCCCGTTCCTGGGCATCTGCCTCGGCATGCAGATGGCGGTCATCGAGTACGCGCGCGACGTCGCCGGGATCACCGGCGCACAGAGCCGCGAGTTCGCGCCCACCGGCTCCGACTGCGTCATCGATCTGATGAGCGATCAGGCCGAGGTGATCGACAAGGGCGGGACCATGCGGCTGGGCGCCTACGAGTGTCAGCTGGTGCCCGGTACGTTGTCGGCGAAGATCTACGGCGCGCCGCTGATCTCGGAGCGCCATCGTCACCGCTACGAGGTCAACAACGACTACCGCGCGAAGCTCGAGGGCGCCGGCCTGGTGCTGTCGGGGCTGTCGCCCGACGCGCGGCTGGTCGAGATGGTCGAGCTGCCGACCAGCGCGCACCCGTTCTTCGTGGGCTGCCAGTTCCACCCGGAGTTCCGCAGCCGCCCGACGGCGCCGCACCCGTTGTTCGCGGCGTACATCGCCGCGGTCACGGACTACGCGCGCGCACAGATGTAGCGCGCGCGCCGAGGGCCGCCGCGCACCGACGAGCGCGCGCCCCCGCGGCGACCCCAGAGCGTCGCGCGCTCGGCCGCCCACCCGCGGGCGGCCCGGCGCGCCGACGCGAGCGCCCCAATCGCGCTGCGGGGCCCGCCGCGACTTGCAATCGTCGGGCCGCCATCGCACGCCGACAGTGCTATCCTGCCGGTCGCGGTCACGCCGCCGTCCGACGTCCGTCGGCCTGGCGAACGAGCCCACCCTTGCCGCGGATGCCTCGACGGAGTTCCTGATCGCTCATGGCCCTCAACATGCGCCAAGAGCTGCGGATGAGCCAGCAGCTGGTGATGACGCCGCAGCTGCAGCAGGCCATCAAGCTGCTCCAACTCTCGCGCATCGAGCTGCAGGACCTCGTGCGCGGGGAGCTGCTCGAGAACCCGCTGCTCGACGAACACGCCGAGTTGGGCTCGACGGTCGACGAGCCGGTGTCGTCGGTCGAGATGCAGGACGGTCTCGACACCCAACGTGACGACGCCGGCGATCGCAGCGCCACCCGCGAGCGCGCCGAGGAGCTCAAGGTCGACGATGGTCCCAAGGACAACTTCGACTGGGAGGCCTACCTCGAGAACTACAGCTACGCGCCGGCGACCGGCTCGGGCGTGCGGGTCGAGAACGACGAGATGCCGTCGCTCGAGGCCACCGCGTCGCGGCCCGAGACCCTGGCCGAGCACCTGATGTGGCAGATCCGGCTGTCGAACTTCACGCCGGTCGAAGAGGACATCGCCGAGTGGATCGTGCGCTCGCTGTCGCCGGCGGGCTACATGCGCGACCAGACGGTGCCGCAGATCTCGAAGCGCTCGGGCTACTCCTGCCTGCGCATCGAGGAGGTGCTGCGGCGGATCCAGAACCTCGATCCGGTGTCGATCGCCGCGCGCAACCTCTCGGAGGCGCTGTGGGTGCAGGTCAACCACCCCGACGATCCCATCGAGGATCCGTTGGTGCGAGCGATCATCTCCAAGCACCTGGGCAACCTCGAGAAGCGCGCCTACCCGGCGATCGCCCGCGACACGGGCGAGAACATCGAAGAGGTCTACGAGGCCGCCAAGATCGTGCTCGGCCTCGAGCCGCGCCCCGCGCGGGCCTACGCGTCGGAGGAGCCGCAGTACATCGTGCCCGACGTGTACATCGCCAAGATCGGCGAGGAGTACATCGTCACGCTCAACGACGACGGCCTGCCCAAGCTCAAGATCAGCGGCTTCTACCGCGGCGCCATGGGCCAGAGCCGCGAGGCCAAGGAGTACATCACCGAGCGGCTGCGCTCGGCGCAGTGGCTGATCCGTTCGATCCAGCAGCGGCAGCGCACCATCCTCAAGGTCACCAAGAGCATCCTCAAGTTCCAGCGCGAGTTCTTCGATCGCGGGGTCGAACACCTGCGGCCGCTCATCCTCAAGGACGTCGCCGAGGACATCCAGATGCACGAGTCGACGGTCAGCCGCGTGACCACCAACAAGTACGTGCACACGCCGCAGGGCATCTTCGAGCTCAAGTACTTCTTCAACGCCGGCATCAGCCGTAGCAACGGCGACGACCTCGCGTCCGAGGCGGTCAAGACCAAGATCAAGGTGCTCATCGACGACGAAGACACCTCCCACCCGTACAGCGATCAACGCCTGGTCGAGCTGCTCAAGGCCGACGGCATCGACATCGCGCGGCGCACGGTCGCGAAGTACCGCGAGCAGCTGGGCCTGTTGTCGAGCAGCAAGCGGCGGCGGCTCTTCTAGCGCCGCGGCGTCCGAACCCTCGCGAAGAAAGCCGAGTCCACGATGCGCCGCGAGGCCTGGGTCGAAGTTCGCCAGCTGCTGTCCGAGGGCACCGCCGGTCTACAGCTGCAGCTGCTCTCGAACTGGGGTGGCCTCGAGCGACGCATCGCGCGGCCGCGCATCCAGAAGCCGGGGCTCGCGCTGGCCGGCTTCACCAAGCACGTGTACCCCGATCGCGTGCAGGTGCTGGGGCTGACCGAGATCGACTATCTGCTCAGCCTCGAGCCCGGCATGGTCGCGCAGGCGCTGCGCCTGTACCTCGCCCGCGATCCCTGCGTGCTGGTCGTGACGCGCGGGCTCGAGCCGCCCGACGCGCTCGTCGACGCTGCGCGTGATGCCGGCGTGCCGCTGCTGGGCTCGCCATTGATGAGCTCGACCTTCATCTCGCGCATCACCCGACGGCTCGAGGAGCTGCTCGCGCCGACCGCCAGCATCCACGGCGTGCTGGTCGATGTGCTCGGCGTCGGCGTGCTGCTCATCGGCCGCAGCGGCGTGGGCAAGAGCGAGGCCGCGCTCGACCTCGTGCTCAAGGGGCACCGCCTGGTCGCCGACGACGTCGTCGAGGTCACGGTGCGCCCGCCCGACACCGTGTGGGGGGCCGCCAACGATCTCCATCAGCACCACATGGAGATCCGCGGCATGGGCATCCTCAACATCACGCACCTGTTCGGCGTGGCGGCCGTGCGCGACAACAAGAAGATCGAGGTGGTCGTCGAGCTGTCCGAGGTCGACGAGGGCGACTTCGACCGCCTCGGTACCGAGGGCCAGGTCTGGCCGATCCTCGGCGTCGACGTGCCGCTGGTGCGCATGCCGCTGCGACCGGGTCGCAACATCGCCTCGCTCATCGAGGTCGTCGCGCGCAACCAGCTGCTCAAGTACCGCGGGCACGACAGCGCGCGGGAGTTCCAGGACAAGATCAACGCCCGCTTGGCCGCCGCCGGCGGCGGTGACTGGAGCCCCGAGCCGCTGCCGGCCGGCTCGTCGGGCATCATCCCGATGACGGAGGTCGAGTGACCATGCGGCTGTCGATCATCTCCGGGCTGTCGGGCGGCGGCAAGTCGACCGCCCTGCGCGCGCTCGAGGACCTCGGGGTCTTCTGCGTCGACAACTGCCCGATCCCGCTGCTGCCGGAGCTCGTCGAGCTGGTGCAGCGCAGCGACCCCGAGCGTGCGGTCGCGGTCTGTGTCGACGCCCGCGACACCCAGCACCTGGCCGCCTTCACCGAGATCCATGCCCGGCTCGAGCAGGCCGGCGTCGCGATCGAGGTGCTGTTCGTCGAGGCCGCCAACGAGGTGCTCGTGCGGCGCTTCGCGGAGACCCGTCGATTGCATCCCATGGGCGAGCTGCCGGCGGCGATCGATCTCGAGCGCGCCGCGCTGGCGACGATCCGCGAGCGCGCGACCACCATCGTCGACAGCAGCATGCTGGTCGGCCGAGCCCTGCGGCAGCTGGTGCGCGACCGCTACGCCGGCGGCACCGGGCTGCGCGTGGTGCTGCAGTCGTTCGCGTTCCGCCGCGGCGTGCCCAGCGAGGCTGACATGGTGTTCGACTGTCGCTTCCTCGCCAACCCCTACGAAGACCCGCAGCTGCGCGCGCTCTCGGGGCTGCACGAGCCGGTCGCGCGGTTCGTGCTCGAGCAGGCCGACGCCCGCGAGTTCCTCGGACACGTCGAGACCATGGTTCAGTTCGTGATTCCCCGAATGCGCGCCGAGGGGCGCTCGTACCTGACGGTCGCGCTCGGGTGTACTGGCGGCCAGCACCGATCGGTCGCGCTGGTCGAGGCGCTCAAGCAGCGCATCGTCGGCATGGCCGTCGACAACGAGCGCGTACGGGTGGTCGTGCGTCATCGTGACGTCGGGAGGTCGACATGAACGCGCAGGCACGAGTGGGCGTCGCGGTGGTCGGGCACGGCAACACCGCGAGCGCGATGTTGTCGGCGGCGCGCAGCATCGCGGCGCCGGGCTCGCTCGACGACGTGGTGGCGATCGACGCCGGGGTCGGCGAGAACGCGACCTTGTCGGCGGTGATGTGTACCGCCATCACGGCCGCCGATCGTGGCCGTGGCGTGGTGATTCTGGTCGATCTGCTGGGTGCGAGCCCCTGCCAGTGCGCGCAGCGGCAGGGCGAAGACCACTCGCTGGTGGTGGTGTCGGGCCTCTCGATCGCGATGTTGCTCAAGCTCAGCCACGTCGATCGCGTCGGGCTG encodes:
- a CDS encoding DNA-directed RNA polymerase subunit omega yields the protein MARVTVEDCLARVPNRFALTILASRRARALSEGRGRALIECDNKEGVTALREVSANSVRFREDVDSALLDFIEEQRRQLRVTAGEHTFLEAASLRALEEDEGEADDDEAEVDELQADPEALNKQAASSEDDDTTEADADGDADFEEEGTFGEDDLPDDAAEIDAPGIGDDDAAGGDADETAAAEDEDD
- a CDS encoding acetyl-CoA carboxylase biotin carboxylase subunit, which codes for MRPATAVVQPRRIVPSLRKVLVANRGEIARRVFRTCREHGIATVAVYSDADIDALHALEADEAIAIGPAPARESYLRVEAIIDAARRSGADGIHPGYGFLSERPALASACDAAGIAFIGPPAAAMDVMGDKVRARKAMAAARVPVVPGVDDVVDADHADAVAAEIGFPVMIKASAGGGGKGMRVVTERGAVGAAFAAAQREAEASFGDGRVFIERAVLTARHVEIQLMADAFGNCVWLGERDCSVQRRHQKVIEESPSPSLQMNDEVRARMGEVAVRAALAVGYRSAGTVEFLFEETADGPRFYFLEMNTRLQVEHPVTELCCGRDLVWDQLRVAAGEPLGYGQADVVRRGHAVECRIYAEDPVTFLPRPGRVTTLRWPEGGQVRVDAAVAEGSEVSRHYDPMIAKLATWGRDRDEAIARMRRALRETVVLGVETNLALHRRILDEPDFARGTSVTTRYIAEHPHVTEPTAALSERASAHVAAAAAVAVQRRAGTRGPAAGGGATGGGADNADADALAWRHAARWRR
- a CDS encoding CTP synthase — protein: MRPGRSKRTKFIFVTGGVASSLGKGLTAASMGALLEARGLTVGLQKLDPYLNVDPGTMNPTQHGEVFVTDDGAETDLDLGHYERFVSHRMTRHSNYTSGQIYESVIRKERRGDYLGQTVQVIPHVTNEIKEAITAASDGVDVLIVEIGGTVGDIESLPFLEAIRQLRLEVGRENAVFVHLTLLPYIATAGELKTKPTQHSVMKMREIGIQPDLLVCRSDQRIDRSTRDKIAMFTNVQMDCVIPLEDKPTIYEVPLALHEAGLDDKLCDLLNIWSRDPQLGEWQRIVESIRAPKQRVKIAMVGKYVDLAESYKSLSEALVHGGIAHAAAVDITYVDAEEIVVRGAAKLLRGMAGVLVPGGFGQRGSEGKIEAIRYARENKIPFLGICLGMQMAVIEYARDVAGITGAQSREFAPTGSDCVIDLMSDQAEVIDKGGTMRLGAYECQLVPGTLSAKIYGAPLISERHRHRYEVNNDYRAKLEGAGLVLSGLSPDARLVEMVELPTSAHPFFVGCQFHPEFRSRPTAPHPLFAAYIAAVTDYARAQM
- the rpoN gene encoding RNA polymerase factor sigma-54; its protein translation is MALNMRQELRMSQQLVMTPQLQQAIKLLQLSRIELQDLVRGELLENPLLDEHAELGSTVDEPVSSVEMQDGLDTQRDDAGDRSATRERAEELKVDDGPKDNFDWEAYLENYSYAPATGSGVRVENDEMPSLEATASRPETLAEHLMWQIRLSNFTPVEEDIAEWIVRSLSPAGYMRDQTVPQISKRSGYSCLRIEEVLRRIQNLDPVSIAARNLSEALWVQVNHPDDPIEDPLVRAIISKHLGNLEKRAYPAIARDTGENIEEVYEAAKIVLGLEPRPARAYASEEPQYIVPDVYIAKIGEEYIVTLNDDGLPKLKISGFYRGAMGQSREAKEYITERLRSAQWLIRSIQQRQRTILKVTKSILKFQREFFDRGVEHLRPLILKDVAEDIQMHESTVSRVTTNKYVHTPQGIFELKYFFNAGISRSNGDDLASEAVKTKIKVLIDDEDTSHPYSDQRLVELLKADGIDIARRTVAKYREQLGLLSSSKRRRLF
- the hprK gene encoding HPr(Ser) kinase/phosphatase, yielding MRREAWVEVRQLLSEGTAGLQLQLLSNWGGLERRIARPRIQKPGLALAGFTKHVYPDRVQVLGLTEIDYLLSLEPGMVAQALRLYLARDPCVLVVTRGLEPPDALVDAARDAGVPLLGSPLMSSTFISRITRRLEELLAPTASIHGVLVDVLGVGVLLIGRSGVGKSEAALDLVLKGHRLVADDVVEVTVRPPDTVWGAANDLHQHHMEIRGMGILNITHLFGVAAVRDNKKIEVVVELSEVDEGDFDRLGTEGQVWPILGVDVPLVRMPLRPGRNIASLIEVVARNQLLKYRGHDSAREFQDKINARLAAAGGGDWSPEPLPAGSSGIIPMTEVE
- the rapZ gene encoding RNase adapter RapZ, giving the protein MRLSIISGLSGGGKSTALRALEDLGVFCVDNCPIPLLPELVELVQRSDPERAVAVCVDARDTQHLAAFTEIHARLEQAGVAIEVLFVEAANEVLVRRFAETRRLHPMGELPAAIDLERAALATIRERATTIVDSSMLVGRALRQLVRDRYAGGTGLRVVLQSFAFRRGVPSEADMVFDCRFLANPYEDPQLRALSGLHEPVARFVLEQADAREFLGHVETMVQFVIPRMRAEGRSYLTVALGCTGGQHRSVALVEALKQRIVGMAVDNERVRVVVRHRDVGRST